Sequence from the Colletotrichum higginsianum IMI 349063 chromosome 6, whole genome shotgun sequence genome:
GATTTGTTGCGGTAGTCCATCGGGATACTGGACAAATCGGCAAACGTTGGTCTGGCCCATGGCTTCTGGGGCAggtcgtcctcctcatcatcatcctcgttGTATGTGCGCTGCTTGAGCATCATTCCCTCAGACCGATCATCCGCTGCGTCTTTGGTCATGTTGTCCTGGTCTTCGGCGGCTTCTTTATGGAAGATGCGAACCTGTACCAGCTCCGACTCGGGTTTCCAGCTGACACGAAGCTTCCGGCGTGCTTCCTTGCGGAgccgcttctccttctcttcggGAGTTTCCGAAATGTCGTTCTTGCTGGAGTCCTTCGCTTGTGCTGAGGGGCCACCATCCGCCTTGGGTGTGTTGATGGAGTCAAGCAGGGATGCGATGCTGGAAGAAGCGATGCCCGAGGTCGTAGCAGCCTTTGCCAAAGGCACTTTTGCCTCGGGCTTGGGCGCTGATGTCGCTGGTTTCTTGTCGACATCCATTGCAGACGAAGCAGACGCTTCAAATCTCGAAGGTTCGGGTTTGGCAGTATCTCTGGTGCCCGATTTAGGGGCAGGCGCTCGGATTTTGCCTGCAAGAGAAGTCGAAGCCGCCGGACGAGGCTTTGTAGCGCCGAACTTGGATTGAAGGGAACCGGCGGCCGGTTTGGCGGCCGGTTTGGTGCCAGAGGCGGTGTTTGTTGACTCGATGGCCATCTTCTTGACATTACGGGAATCGCTGTCGTCATCGCGAACTCTCTTCGCGGAGGGGCCATCAAGGGGCTTCGCAGCAGGCTTTGGCGTTTTGCTGActgcggccgtcgacggtgCCTTCTTGGCGTCAAGACCATTGATTGGTTCAGCATCTTTCTTGATCCTAGATGCGATCGTACGAACTAATTCTTTGATCTCATCGTCGCCCCTATCCGTAAATCGTTTTCGGATAGTCTCAAAATTGACTGCGTCTGCGATCTTCTTGTGTATGCTGATGTTAGACAtgaggcgaaggagggccTTCGGCAAGGGTCCCTTGAAGTCAGCTGCCTTGATGCAACCGATCAGCATGTTGACCAGGCTCAGTACACCCTTCTGGTGACCACCGAGGTTCTCCAAAACAGCTTCGTCACCATGCTTAGCTGCGGCGTCGCAGACCCTGGTGAAGATCTCCCTCTTCAAATCCAGCTTACTGTTCCATTCGGCCATGACAGACGGAGGCTTCCCCTCCTTGCTCGCCTGGTCGACCTCCTGTCTCAGTCGGTTCAACTCCGATCTGAGCTTCACAAGAAATTCACCCAGAGCCTGCACAGTAGTGCCAAGGAGGGCAGTCGTTCTGGTGGCTGAAGGATCAATATAGGCGATGCCAAGTACATCCCATACGGCAGCTTCTACAGGGTCGGTTGGCCGCGTCTCAGGGCGAATTGGTCTTTTTcgttcttcctcctcttcctttcGCGCCTTTCTCTGGGCCTTGGACTTGGCTGCTTCGTCGGCCTTCAGTTGCTCCTGGAAGGTGAAAGGAAATTCCGAGTATTTGGGACGGCCAGATTTAAGATCCCCCATCTCACGTCCATACTGCTCGATGAGGGCTTTAGCCTCCGTCTCTCTATCCCCTGGCTGTCCGACAAAGTTCACGGACGGTCTGTACTTGTCAGTGAACCTGCCTTGAATCTCACAAGGAAGGTCACGGCCGAGTTCTGGAAGAATGCGTCGTCCACTAGACGATGGCAAAGCGACAAGTGGTGCGAGCCTGTCGTAACTCTTAGGCGCGGCCAACTTGACAGTGCCTGAAGAAACAAGAAACGGCGCTCCTGGAATCGGGGGAAACTGTTTCTTGGATGCAGCACTGCGTTTTCTGAATTTCTCCATGGCCACCATCTCCTCTTCAACACTCGAAGGCAAGGCCAAAGTCTCGCCATCGTCAGCTCTCTTCGAATTCGGAGAATCCACCTGttccgcctcgccctccttcttcagAACCCGTTTACGCTTCTTCAGGGGCTCAGGTTGGAGGGCGGGATCGATGGCAGGTGTTCCAGGTTGGGACGTAGGTGCTGCCGCAATGGGCTGTAAGTGTGGCTGCTGCTTCTGTGGCTGCTGTGATTGCACAGTACGAGCCGGTGACGCGACTGCTTTGACTTGATGGGTAGATTGTTGTTGAGGTATAGGCTGCGGTGTGTGCTGAGGTGTTGAGTCTTGATCAGGCATCTGCTTCGCAGCGACAGGCTGAAACGCAGATCTTCCTCCCGGCTGGGGGTATGAGACCTGCTGAGGGACGAACTTATGCTGCTGGTAGGGCGCAGTTTGGTTCTGCTGGAAGGGAGGCGGGGTCGGGTTAGAGAAGCCCTGACTGCTCTGCTGGTGGGACTGTTGGGCCTGAAAGGAGTGAGGCGACTGGGAGAAGACTCGTTCCGGTTGTGCCTGGTGTTGTTGCGGTTGTGGTGATGGAACATAGCCTTGAGGGGCCGGCGAAAATGACTGGGAAACCGAGTCGAAGCGCTGTTGTAGTTGTGCTGGTGTTTGGTGACCATGCTGGGGAATCAATTGGGCGTCGGTGTATTGGGAAACGCCACCATTGAAAAGCTGATTGGCCTGGCCGTTGTACTGAAATTGTTGTTGAGTAAAGTCAGGCGTGTGGCCATGGTTCAAGTTGTCGATATTGGCACTGAAGTCTGCTTTGCCCGGCTCGCCGTACATGTCTTGCGGAAAGTCGTTCAGACCAGCCAAGGCATCCTCTTGACCAGCATCAGTATAAGGCGTGTCCAACGGGAACTGGCTGTGGCCGTTGTGAAAGCTTCCGTGGTTCAGAGCAGACATGCTGCTGTGCTCGGTTGCCACAGTTGCATGGGCTTGGTGAGGTGAGGTATAGAGATTATTCTCAGCACCATTGCCTCGGGCGCCAAGATGCGAGAAGGCATTCTGATTAGGAAGTTGATGATGCTGCCAGTTTTGGGATGCATCGAACTGGTTCGCTCCATCGGGAAAAGTGTAACCACTCGACCACATGTTATTATGGCCCTGAGGAGAGCCTGCCTGGCCATTTGGCTGCCAGTTCTGCATGATATCGGCCTCTTGAACTGGGAGGGAAGCACGTGATGGATGTGGAAGTCAAATGTCCTCATGCAATCATTGGTTTTGGGCACTGCACAATAGGAGCCAATTAGCATGAGTTCCTAGAGAGTGCACTTGGTATGATTGGCACGCGGACTGGCTTGGTCGTGCTTCGGGGGGTGATGGTCAGGGCCTGATCAGACGAGGACAACTCAAAAAGCCAACGCTGATTGGGCCAGACAGGGGGGGATTGCACCGTCTTTAAGGGGAACCACCTCGAAGTGGTGGGGGGTGAATGTAAAATAgaaaagaggggggaagTGAGTTTGGGAAGTGTTAGAGGATGAGCATGTAGAGACCTGACGGACAAGGTACATTCCCAAGCAGAATCCGCGGGTAAGGAACCTACAGTGGACGGAGACTAGGATCCCGACGGCTAAATGCCGGTCAAAAGGCGTGCAGCTTACCTTGATATGAGGCAGTAAATGACGATGGAAGGCTAAGCCGAATGCGGAGATGTAACAAGGATGGTGGTGTGAGGAGTGCGCCCAAGGCACCGAAGTCGATGGGAGGAAGGAGATGAAAAAGGGCGGTCTTGTTGTCGTCTCTTTTGTCGTGAACTGTTCAGACTGGTCAGCTTTCGAAGTCCGACTTGAAATGGCAGTAGTGAGCAGCAGTGCTGGTAATGTGTTTGTTATGGGGGATTCGACATGTCTTGTGTGAATCGCTTGGTCCGGAGGAGGTATGTCCATGGATGGTGATCTGGCGCCATAAGGCGACGCAAGAAGTTGCAGTCTTGGAAACCAACATGTGCTCGCTCGATTGGTGGGAAGCCCGACTTGTGGCACGTAAGGGACACCGAGGTGACCACCCCTTCGAGTTGAAGATGATGGGCATGGGGTTGGTTGCTTGGACGGTTGATCTCGACCCAGATGCTCAATTGACGGTTGCATTGGTATCCCTCGATGGACGGCTGAGGTCGGAGTAGAaagtcgaggccgaaggcCGTGGACTTCCTGATAGTAGCTTAAGGGCCGAAAATCATCCATGCCTCTTGTTTCCCAGCGCGGTTGTCTCCAAGGCGGCAGCGAGTTGTGAGGGCGAGATGAGGTGAGATTGTGGTGAGTTGGCCTCAGTTGTTGGGTGGTCCCTTGTTTCCAGTGGGCTTCATCCTGCCGACCGTCCGCTGTGGTGGAGGTCCAAGGCACAAACAGCGCAAGACACTCTGGAAAAAGTGAGATGCACCAGCCCCTGCACCCAATCCAGCGCTGGAGCCCGCGCAAAAGCATCTGTAGTGCCCCAAAGAAGTCGTGGTTTTCCAACGGGAGACTGAGTGGGCTGATGGATgcgaagatgaggatggcAGCGATGGCAGTGATGGCCTGCAGCATCGACCAGTTTTTCGAAGAACCGTGTCGTCTGGAGTGCTCGGttttcttctgcttcttcctcttttccctcctcctccttcaagAGTCCCTTTTTGCATAGGGTTCCAGCCGTTCAACTGCGCTGAGGAACAAGGCGTTCTGCTTTGCAAAACATTTTAAACACGAGGATTTCTCGTTTGTCCTTGTCCACATTTCCACATGCGTCATGTGTATGTGTCTGCCCCTGATCTGATCCGACTTTGCAAGTTTATCGCTGCAGAAGTCCAGTGCGGGTTGAGTTCGAGCGCCATGGGTTTATTATGATTTTCACTCAAACAAACAGTGCCATGTCGGCGTCTCCAAGACGGAATTGGTGGCGGGTTGGCGGTAATGGGGGATTGCGCTGATCATGATGGCAGTGctgaggggggagagagggtgATCTGGGGGGATGTGGTTGGGGATTGGGGGGAAAGTGTATCATACCCTGCAGTTCTTGTCTCTGTCCAGCGCAAGTTATGACGCGTTCGGAGAAGAGCTGTCTCCGCGACCTTAACGTGGTTCGCGGCTTTTTGTTTGGATTGACGATGAGTCGCGAAGTTTACAACATGACGGTCGACCACCCGGGCAAAAAAAATGGGCTAGCGAAGACTGTCTACCAAAAGAAGGGGTATGGAAGGACCGCTGAGGATCCGGGAGGCGACAGTCAAAAAAGGCAAGTTAGATGCCTTATATCGCCTTCAATAGTCCCGGAAAATGAAGAGTTAATGTAGTCCAGAAAGTCGTCGCCAGTGGCCTACCGGCGCGTGTTCCTGTCGATTATGTTCGTGAGTCGGTGTTGACTTTGGATTGATgatgaaggaggaagaagaagggcgcTGTCGTtgcggaggaggaaaagcTGGTCATTGTTCCATAGTCGTGCCTGCCTGCCCAAAGGGATGGCGGGAAGATCTGTTGTGGCCATAAATTCAAGGCATGTATGTGGGTCCAAAGCAGAAGACCAACCTTTTCCAGGACGGAAGGGGGCCACACGGGCCCTCGTGTCTCCCATTTTGGACCTGAGCAACAGGCTCACACACTCAGCGGCTACAGCAGACCGCTGAGACCAGAACCAATCCAGGCATCCTTTGACAGGTCATTCGGGCCCAGACAGAGAaatccaccccccccccccccccggcggTCATCCAATTCGGGTCTACTAGAATGTCTCTCGTCGCTCGTCGGGATCCGGAGGCTTAATAAAGCCGATCCATGACATCGCCCCTCAGCTTTGGGAAGGTATCCACTCGTCGAGGAAATGTGGCTCGACGGCACTATGAGTTGAGTAGCCTTTGAGGACACCGATGCTGAGCCGTGTACGTACCTCTGTCTGTCGCAACTGCAAGTCGCCAACCTCAATCTGCCAACGCGACCACGAAGACTGGCTTGGAACATCAGCATAAACGCTCAATAGCTCTTGTTAGCCTCGGTGTTTGATTTCATGCGACTTGTCGATACACATCCCTGGCAAACCCAGCTTCATCAAGCTAGCTAGAGCTGCTAAGCTCCCCCACCATCGCCATGGCAGCGAAGGGCCATTCGCTGCGCGATCGCCAGATCTGTACGTCACATTGCCTCCAACCACTACATCCCGTATGATCATGAAACTAAGTCTCTTGAAGCCGCTCTGAAGAAACTCCTTAGCTTGAACGACTCCTTTACCGAAAGCGACACCGATAACACCCAAGCCAATGGCGGCGC
This genomic interval carries:
- a CDS encoding C-x8-c-x5-c-x3-h type zinc finger protein — its product is MQNWQPNGQAGSPQGHNNMWSSGYTFPDGANQFDASQNWQHHQLPNQNAFSHLGARGNGAENNLYTSPHQAHATVATEHSSMSALNHGSFHNGHSQFPLDTPYTDAGQEDALAGLNDFPQDMYGEPGKADFSANIDNLNHGHTPDFTQQQFQYNGQANQLFNGGVSQYTDAQLIPQHGHQTPAQLQQRFDSVSQSFSPAPQGYVPSPQPQQHQAQPERVFSQSPHSFQAQQSHQQSSQGFSNPTPPPFQQNQTAPYQQHKFVPQQVSYPQPGGRSAFQPVAAKQMPDQDSTPQHTPQPIPQQQSTHQVKAVASPARTVQSQQPQKQQPHLQPIAAAPTSQPGTPAIDPALQPEPLKKRKRVLKKEGEAEQVDSPNSKRADDGETLALPSSVEEEMVAMEKFRKRSAASKKQFPPIPGAPFLVSSGTVKLAAPKSYDRLAPLVALPSSSGRRILPELGRDLPCEIQGRFTDKYRPSVNFVGQPGDRETEAKALIEQYGREMGDLKSGRPKYSEFPFTFQEQLKADEAAKSKAQRKARKEEEEERKRPIRPETRPTDPVEAAVWDVLGIAYIDPSATRTTALLGTTVQALGEFLVKLRSELNRLRQEVDQASKEGKPPSVMAEWNSKLDLKREIFTRVCDAAAKHGDEAVLENLGGHQKGVLSLVNMLIGCIKAADFKGPLPKALLRLMSNISIHKKIADAVNFETIRKRFTDRGDDEIKELVRTIASRIKKDAEPINGLDAKKAPSTAAVSKTPKPAAKPLDGPSAKRVRDDDSDSRNVKKMAIESTNTASGTKPAAKPAAGSLQSKFGATKPRPAASTSLAGKIRAPAPKSGTRDTAKPEPSRFEASASSAMDVDKKPATSAPKPEAKVPLAKAATTSGIASSSIASLLDSINTPKADGGPSAQAKDSSKNDISETPEEKEKRLRKEARRKLRVSWKPESELVQVRIFHKEAAEDQDNMTKDAADDRSEGMMLKQRTYNEDDDEEDDLPQKPWARPTFADLSSIPMDYRNKSFITRGGNLTFHTEEQRTTEEREKKELMVTYMDISDIPPTPKSPPPESATLSSQGKTCQLPQGEPKYDEIHKRWKEAQQFGWEAAGYYARQRLDAQDDPATKLNSILGNLKPIAPAVEPEPYNMTPPKENAQPILPHATDMQPVPVIPFDDKVHDILISDKMKNWQDPSPFNLAAQQTHRRYDYPDPALQAAADDVEEASEALKGLPYPATNPPAWLANNQERVREWWAGYQKDLAARTKKGAGDQAQAGPSVEVEPQQQQQQQQQQEQEQGQQQPAPQAQEHSDAWAAYYKQQEQQYAQYMAMLQGSQPQQQLQSVPPAQPTPAAPAPAGDSQLQTLLAQMAQQQPASQGVAYGLNPQDTGYQQLMMLAQLQQQQQQQQQQQQQQQHTPPPPPPTASQSPPNHEQNSFKPPHLQRQLVDYSDRDTRDEFEQLSGRDKERGREREGKGGKQGKNRKGNAPGGATLPPHRPVNRALIGTKPCSFWQQGKCARGDKCTFRHDN